The genomic interval GGCGTCCAGGTTGGAGAGCGGCTCGTCCAGCAGCAAGACTTCCGGGTTCATCACCAGCGCCCGCGCGAGCGCCACGCGCTGCTGCTGGCCGCCGCTCAACTGGCTGGGGGAGCGCTTCTCCAGGCCAGTGAGGCCCAGGAACTTGAGCGTGTCCGCCACCCGCTGCTGGCGTTCTGGCCCCTTCACGCCGGCCAGCTTGAGGCCGTAGCCGACGTTCTCGGCCACGCTCATGTGCGGGAAGAGGGCGTAGTCCTGGAAGACCATCGCGGTGCCGCGCCGGTGGGCCGGCACGTCGTTGATGCGGCGGTCGCCGAGCAGGATGTCGCCGGCGTCCGGCTCGTAGAAGCCGGCGATCATCCGCAGCGTGGTGGTCTTGCCGCAGCCGGACGGCCCGAGCAGCGTCGTGAAACTGCCGCGCGGCACCTCCAGCGAGATGTTGTCCACGGCCGGCGGATTCTGCCCGACTGGGCCAAATCGCTTGGTGATGTTGACGAGCCGGATGTGCGGCTCGATCCGCTGCGACTCAGCCACCGGCCACCTCTTCGAGATTGACGCGCCGCCCGGCAATCGTCCAGACCACCAGCAGCACGAGGATTGCCGACCCGATCACCGAGACGGTGAACGCCGTGGCCCCGCCCCAGTTGAAATCGTTGACCAGTTGGAAGATCGTGATGGTCGCGACGGTCGTGGACGGCGTGAACAGGAAGATGACCACCGAGAGCGTCGTGATGGCCCGCACGAACGTAGTGACGAAGCCCGTCGTCAGGGGGCCGCTCAGGATGGGGAGCAGCACGTCGCGGAACGAGCGCAGGCTGCTCGCGCCCATGCTGGTCGCCGCCTCGTCAATCGAGCGGTCGATCTGCTGCAGCCCGGCCACGGCCGCCCGGTAGCCGACGGGGATGTTCCAGAAGATCATGCTGATGGTGATCAATGCGCCCCGATCCAGCCAGTCCAGCCACTTCTGGTTGAAGGTCGTGGCGTAGCCGATGCCGAAGAAGATGCCCGGGACGGCGGCCGGCACGATCGCGATGAAGTCCACCAGCCCGCGCCCGCGCCACGATTTTCGCTGGACGATGTAGGCCAGCAGCATCGCCAGCAGCGAGCAGACGGCCGCCGCGACGAGCGCGTAGATCAGGCTGTTCCGCAGCGAGGTGAAGTGCGCGCCCACGTAGGCGAAGTGCTTCAGCGTGGGCGTGAAGTTAAACGGGTACGCCTCGACCAGCGCGCTCAGGATCAGGACACCGTAGACCAGGACGATCAGCACTGCCAGGATCAGGCAGATCGCGAAGCAGGCCCAGTTCACGACGCGCGGCACCGGTGGCCGGGGGATCGAGGAGCCGCGCCCGCTGACCGTCACGTAGCCGTGGCGGCCCTCCAGCTTGAGGCGGATGACGTACATGGTCATCGCCAGCCCGAGCAGGATCGTGCTGACGACGGCCGCGCCGGCGAAGTCGCCGAAGCCGGAGATCAGGCCGTAGGCGAGCGTTGGCAGGACGGTGTACTGCCCGGCGATCAGGGCCGGGTTCCCGAAGTCCTCCACGACGTAGATCGCCACCAGCAGGATCGCCGCGACGAGGCCCGGCCGCGAGAGCGGCAGCGTGACCGTCAGAAAGACCTTCCACGGGCCGGCCCCGAGGTTGCGGGCGGCCTGCTCCAGCCTGGGATCGGAGCGCGCCAGCACGTCGGCGATCAACTGGTAGGC from Chloroflexota bacterium carries:
- a CDS encoding iron ABC transporter permease yields the protein MKVFIREPALGLTALVLVGLMIAFIIIPQVQVVLAPGLKGYEAFFREGPNWIRATQNSLWVMLYSTTTAVVLGFIYAYAMVYSRMPWKRFFRLIAILPMLSPPFVVAASYILLFGPRGLITFYVFGKSPNILGFYGLWGVQTIAFFPIAYQLIADVLARSDPRLEQAARNLGAGPWKVFLTVTLPLSRPGLVAAILLVAIYVVEDFGNPALIAGQYTVLPTLAYGLISGFGDFAGAAVVSTILLGLAMTMYVIRLKLEGRHGYVTVSGRGSSIPRPPVPRVVNWACFAICLILAVLIVLVYGVLILSALVEAYPFNFTPTLKHFAYVGAHFTSLRNSLIYALVAAAVCSLLAMLLAYIVQRKSWRGRGLVDFIAIVPAAVPGIFFGIGYATTFNQKWLDWLDRGALITISMIFWNIPVGYRAAVAGLQQIDRSIDEAATSMGASSLRSFRDVLLPILSGPLTTGFVTTFVRAITTLSVVIFLFTPSTTVATITIFQLVNDFNWGGATAFTVSVIGSAILVLLVVWTIAGRRVNLEEVAGG